Proteins encoded together in one Fimbriiglobus ruber window:
- a CDS encoding sulfatase: MSVTRCLALAVLLLSGSVAPAAEKMNVLLIVSDDLTNNTLKCYGSELGRSPNIDKLAARGVRFDRAYCQFPLCNPSRSSFLTGLRPDTLRVYENTTQFRQNKPDVQTLPQTFHKAGYFVARVGKMYHYGVPLQIGTDGLDDKPSWEQVINPKGIDRTELDKVFTLEKGQYGATLSWWAAPGADAEHTDAKTADAVIKLMAETKDRPFFLGCGFFRPHTPYVAPKTYFDPIPADKFALPVVPPGHRQAGPAPAFTSAKKDQDAMTDAQRREALQAYYASTTFMDAQVGRVLDALEQLKLADKTIVVFVSDHGYHLGEHGLWQKMSLFENSARVPMVIHDPRAKGNGRACARPVELVDLHPTLAELADLPAPANLDGKSVKPLLDDPAAAWDKPAYTQVLRGGGPKAKVPGFMGRSVRTARYRYTEWDGGKKGTQLFDYDTDPAELTNLVGDAKHADVVKQMKVLLPK; this comes from the coding sequence ATGTCCGTTACCCGTTGCCTGGCCCTCGCCGTGCTTCTCTTGTCCGGTTCGGTCGCTCCCGCCGCCGAGAAGATGAACGTGTTGCTCATTGTCAGCGACGACCTGACCAACAACACGCTCAAGTGCTACGGGTCGGAGCTCGGCCGGTCGCCGAACATCGACAAGCTCGCCGCCCGGGGCGTCCGCTTCGACCGCGCGTACTGCCAGTTCCCGCTCTGCAACCCGAGCCGCTCGTCGTTCCTCACCGGGCTGCGGCCGGACACGCTCCGGGTGTACGAGAACACCACCCAGTTCCGCCAGAATAAGCCGGACGTACAGACGCTGCCCCAAACGTTCCACAAGGCCGGGTACTTCGTCGCGCGGGTCGGAAAAATGTACCACTACGGGGTGCCGCTCCAGATCGGGACGGATGGCCTCGACGACAAGCCGTCCTGGGAACAGGTGATCAACCCGAAGGGCATCGACCGCACCGAACTCGACAAGGTGTTCACCCTCGAAAAGGGGCAGTACGGGGCGACGCTGAGCTGGTGGGCAGCGCCGGGGGCGGACGCCGAGCACACCGACGCCAAAACGGCCGACGCGGTGATCAAGTTGATGGCGGAGACCAAGGATCGCCCGTTCTTCCTCGGCTGCGGCTTCTTCCGCCCGCACACGCCGTACGTCGCCCCGAAGACCTACTTCGACCCGATCCCGGCCGACAAGTTTGCGCTCCCGGTCGTGCCGCCGGGCCACCGGCAGGCGGGGCCGGCGCCGGCGTTCACCAGCGCGAAAAAGGACCAGGACGCGATGACCGACGCCCAGCGCCGCGAGGCGCTCCAGGCGTACTACGCGTCCACGACGTTCATGGACGCCCAGGTCGGCCGCGTCCTCGACGCGCTGGAGCAGCTGAAGCTCGCCGACAAGACGATCGTCGTCTTCGTCAGCGACCACGGCTACCACCTCGGCGAGCACGGCCTCTGGCAGAAGATGAGTCTGTTCGAGAACTCGGCCCGCGTGCCGATGGTGATTCACGACCCGCGGGCGAAGGGCAACGGCCGGGCGTGCGCGCGGCCGGTCGAGTTGGTCGACTTACACCCCACGCTCGCCGAGTTGGCCGACCTCCCGGCCCCGGCGAACCTGGACGGCAAGAGCGTGAAGCCCCTCCTCGACGACCCCGCCGCGGCGTGGGACAAGCCGGCGTACACCCAGGTTCTGCGGGGTGGCGGCCCGAAGGCGAAGGTGCCCGGGTTCATGGGCCGCAGCGTCCGCACGGCCCGCTACCGGTACACCGAGTGGGACGGCGGCAAGAAGGGGACGCAACTCTTCGACTACGACACCGACCCGGCCGAATTGACCAACCTCGTGGGCGACGCGAAGCACGCGGACGTGGTGAAGCAGATGAAAGTGTTGCTACCGAAGTGA